In the genome of Coraliomargarita algicola, one region contains:
- a CDS encoding DUF4139 domain-containing protein: MKHLALLFTCITSLSAHTALTVYNGNFGVVRDTIPLDLKRGITEQAYSGVTSQLEPESVILRDPRGQVALSVIEQSYRGDPIDQSRLLQMFEGKTIQFLKVVDGREVIEAGKIIRAPSMATITNQYGNQQQMLEPIIEVDEQLMTILPGTPLFPSLGDDSILEPTLTWKLHSNADAKFDAQLSYLTDGMSWKSDYNLVLPEAGDTVTLTGWISIENNTGTSFEDASIKLIAGDVNRVVEQPQRLRKEVYSMAMADSRAAPQVEAKKFDEFHMYSLPLKTTLRDSETKQVEFVRAEQVATKKLYIYEGAGSARYYGGLNINQNYGLNQQADVAIYRELQNTEANGLGIALPAGKARFYRMDHDGQLEFTGENTIDHTPKNETIRIYLGNAFDIVGERTRTDFYQQPGRDMLRETFEIEIRNRSDEEVQVQVVEQLYRWSNWKILKNSNPYNKRDAQSIEFPIAVGANETKTVSYTVEYNW, from the coding sequence ATGAAACACTTAGCTCTGCTCTTCACCTGCATCACCAGCCTAAGCGCCCACACCGCACTGACTGTCTATAATGGTAATTTCGGAGTCGTGCGCGACACGATTCCACTCGATCTAAAGCGCGGGATCACCGAACAGGCCTATAGTGGCGTGACCTCACAACTGGAACCTGAATCCGTCATCTTGCGCGATCCCCGCGGTCAAGTTGCCCTAAGCGTAATCGAACAAAGCTACCGAGGTGATCCCATCGATCAGAGTCGACTGTTGCAAATGTTTGAGGGCAAAACCATCCAGTTCCTGAAGGTAGTCGACGGACGAGAAGTCATCGAAGCCGGCAAAATCATTCGCGCGCCCTCCATGGCCACCATCACAAACCAGTATGGCAACCAACAACAAATGTTGGAACCCATCATCGAAGTCGATGAACAATTAATGACGATATTGCCAGGCACCCCCCTCTTCCCCAGCCTAGGAGACGATTCAATACTAGAGCCCACACTCACATGGAAGCTGCACTCCAACGCGGATGCCAAATTTGATGCCCAGCTCAGCTACCTGACCGACGGCATGTCTTGGAAGTCGGACTACAACCTCGTACTGCCTGAAGCTGGCGACACAGTTACACTAACAGGCTGGATATCCATAGAGAACAACACAGGCACCAGCTTCGAAGACGCCTCGATCAAATTAATCGCGGGCGATGTCAACCGAGTCGTGGAACAACCGCAGCGCTTGCGCAAGGAAGTCTATTCAATGGCCATGGCGGACAGCAGAGCAGCCCCTCAAGTCGAGGCTAAGAAATTTGATGAATTTCACATGTATTCACTCCCACTAAAGACAACGTTACGGGACAGTGAAACCAAACAGGTAGAATTCGTCCGCGCGGAACAAGTTGCGACCAAGAAACTCTACATATACGAGGGAGCAGGCAGCGCACGCTACTACGGAGGCCTCAACATCAACCAAAACTATGGCCTAAACCAACAAGCCGATGTCGCAATCTACCGTGAATTACAAAACACTGAAGCCAACGGTCTCGGTATCGCTCTACCAGCCGGTAAAGCTCGCTTTTACCGCATGGACCATGATGGTCAACTAGAGTTTACAGGCGAAAATACAATCGATCATACACCCAAAAACGAGACAATCCGCATCTACTTGGGCAATGCCTTCGACATAGTCGGAGAACGCACTCGAACCGATTTCTATCAACAACCCGGTCGGGATATGCTACGCGAAACTTTTGAAATAGAGATTCGCAATCGCAGCGACGAAGAAGTCCAGGTGCAAGTAGTCGAGCAGCTCTACCGTTGGTCCAATTGGAAAATATTAAAAAATAGCAATCCCTACAATAAAAGAGATGCACAAAGTATTGAGTTCCCAATTGCAGTCGGCGCAAATGAAACAAAAACTGTTTCTTACACCGTCGAATACAATTGGTAA
- a CDS encoding S1C family serine protease yields the protein MRPCFIWFALASAFCAHLVSANSAEALALQERLLEVYEQNKGAVVRVKAAYTSDEVDGKQQIMLRVGTGFFISKEGHVLVSASRAAGASRVWIEYEGRPYATEAVGHDRLTNISVLRVLEPPEGFSIIKLDASEPLPQIGSIAIAITCPLDFGPTPVMGLFTGVEKKLGNKVFPTSYIRTSIPVDGGQGGCPMLDLNGRFIGVSVASIAELNGSFLLPVDALVRVRDDLMFSGHIIHGWMGFEVASKLLEDDTNGVYLSSVIEDAPAAQAGLQEGDRLVSIAGRSIENVFDVPGAFFFTRANQFTPVEVLRGEELLKLSVKTLPRPERNPVIAVEEDAAERASEKEEDGQ from the coding sequence ATGCGTCCCTGTTTCATTTGGTTTGCCCTGGCATCGGCATTCTGCGCTCATCTGGTTTCGGCCAATAGTGCAGAGGCATTGGCTTTACAGGAACGTTTGCTTGAAGTATACGAGCAAAACAAGGGGGCTGTCGTTCGAGTCAAAGCCGCTTATACGAGCGACGAGGTCGACGGTAAACAGCAGATTATGCTGCGTGTCGGCACTGGTTTTTTTATCAGTAAAGAAGGCCACGTCTTGGTGAGCGCTAGCCGAGCGGCTGGGGCGAGCCGGGTTTGGATCGAATATGAGGGGCGGCCTTATGCGACTGAAGCCGTGGGCCACGATCGTTTAACAAACATCTCGGTATTACGTGTTTTGGAGCCACCTGAGGGCTTCTCGATTATTAAGTTGGATGCCTCCGAGCCCTTGCCTCAAATCGGGTCGATCGCAATTGCGATTACCTGCCCTCTCGACTTCGGGCCTACACCCGTGATGGGGCTTTTTACTGGAGTTGAGAAAAAATTGGGCAATAAGGTGTTCCCTACTAGTTATATACGCACATCGATTCCCGTGGATGGCGGCCAGGGAGGATGTCCGATGTTGGACCTGAATGGACGCTTTATAGGAGTGTCGGTTGCGTCGATTGCTGAATTGAACGGCTCGTTTTTATTGCCAGTCGATGCGCTAGTGCGTGTGCGTGACGATCTGATGTTTTCGGGCCATATCATCCACGGTTGGATGGGCTTCGAGGTCGCCTCTAAGCTGCTTGAAGATGATACCAATGGTGTCTATCTCTCCTCTGTGATCGAAGATGCGCCTGCAGCTCAAGCGGGGCTGCAGGAGGGGGATCGGTTGGTTTCTATCGCAGGGCGTTCAATCGAAAATGTTTTCGATGTGCCAGGGGCCTTTTTCTTTACCCGGGCGAATCAGTTTACGCCTGTCGAGGTCTTGCGTGGAGAGGAGCTGCTAAAGCTGTCAGTGAAAACCTTGCCGCGCCCAGAGCGTAATCCAGTGATTGCTGTCGAGGAGGATGCGGCCGAACGCGCGTCAGAGAAAGAGGAGGACGGGCAGTAG
- a CDS encoding sigma-70 family RNA polymerase sigma factor, whose protein sequence is MANSGSVTESIFGAQEKTVSERDLDWAVVQRVQAGNVGAFDQLVQKYREHIFSVIYNMTSNREDASDLTQDTFIKAFQAIARFKGKSSFFTWIYRIAINTTMTFLKKRNRRRFISYEKIDEEVSNSEIFERLTAKNRSEKGALVNELQEKLNDALQKLSLKHRTVVILHEIEGLEHAEIAEITKVSVGTVRSRLHYAKQQLQSYLQEYIG, encoded by the coding sequence ATGGCCAACTCAGGATCAGTCACAGAATCGATCTTCGGCGCTCAGGAGAAAACGGTCTCAGAGCGTGATCTCGATTGGGCAGTTGTGCAACGTGTGCAGGCTGGGAATGTGGGGGCGTTCGATCAGTTGGTGCAGAAGTATCGAGAGCATATTTTCTCGGTCATTTATAATATGACGAGTAATCGCGAAGATGCTTCGGACCTAACTCAAGATACTTTTATCAAAGCTTTTCAGGCGATCGCGCGATTTAAAGGAAAGTCCTCCTTTTTTACTTGGATTTATCGTATCGCGATTAACACGACTATGACATTTCTCAAGAAGCGGAATCGTCGTCGTTTTATTAGTTATGAGAAAATCGATGAAGAGGTTTCGAATTCAGAAATTTTTGAACGTCTGACTGCAAAGAATCGCTCTGAAAAGGGAGCTTTAGTCAACGAATTGCAGGAAAAATTGAACGATGCGTTGCAGAAGTTGTCTCTTAAGCATCGAACAGTCGTTATTTTACATGAAATTGAAGGTCTGGAGCATGCTGAAATTGCGGAAATCACTAAAGTTTCTGTCGGGACGGTACGCTCTCGACTCCATTACGCGAAACAACAACTCCAGTCTTATTTACAGGAATATATCGGTTAA
- the amt gene encoding ammonium transporter, with translation MSSESLNIAWMIIAAALVMSMQVGFCFLESGMVRAKNSINVAVKNLADFCVSAAIFWLIGFGIMFGNSQWGLFGSEYFFFKTDQGWWLTAFFLFQLVFCGTAITIISGAVAERMRFNAYLVIAVFTSGLVYPFFGHWVWGGVIPETQSGWLASLGFLDFAGSTVVHSVGGWVSLAAIIVIGPRIGQFDNPNRKIQGHNLTFASAGVIILWFGWIGFNGGSTLAFNSDVPKIIANTMISGAFGGFAAMLTAYFYYKQTRTWALMNGIIGGLVSITSCCNVVTASSSALIGIAAGIICFFGMLLLEKLEIDDAVGAVSAHAFCGVWGTLAVALFGESELWSTGFSRSHQLIAQLIGISTCFAWSFGTSYLFFKLLNKFVKLRVSEDEERAGLNVSEHGATTELIDLITEMDRQHRAGTFAKRVYVEPHTEVGQIAAEYNRVLNRIEEEFKKREIATEKARTSQAEAIRANEVKSDFLANMSHELRTPLGIIMGYVELIQEDLKDGEAMVEPEDLTTIAHASQHLLHLINGVLDISKIESGQMEVYPVVVDIKHLVKELKQTVQPLIRENNNTLIVEIPDNVGKLVADEVKLQQCLLNLISNAAKFTQDGTISLRLYRKAWNNGIECFYFEVEDTGIGMKEEQTKMIFQAFTQADTSTTRKYGGTGLGLAITKSFCQIMGGDITVTTQLGKGSCFKMRLPTDVQPQEEPIILQVESMVAM, from the coding sequence ATGAGTTCAGAAAGTTTAAATATCGCATGGATGATAATCGCAGCTGCCCTGGTAATGTCCATGCAAGTTGGCTTCTGCTTTCTCGAATCAGGCATGGTTCGAGCCAAAAATAGTATCAATGTTGCCGTCAAAAACCTAGCTGATTTCTGCGTATCCGCCGCGATCTTTTGGCTGATTGGGTTTGGAATTATGTTTGGAAACAGCCAATGGGGCCTGTTTGGAAGCGAGTATTTCTTTTTTAAAACCGATCAAGGCTGGTGGCTAACGGCTTTCTTCCTATTCCAACTAGTTTTTTGCGGCACAGCAATTACTATCATATCCGGTGCAGTGGCCGAGCGCATGCGATTTAATGCCTATCTGGTGATTGCTGTTTTCACTTCAGGCCTAGTCTATCCGTTTTTCGGTCACTGGGTGTGGGGAGGTGTGATTCCAGAGACTCAAAGTGGATGGCTCGCCAGTCTCGGCTTCTTAGATTTTGCAGGCTCCACGGTAGTGCATTCGGTCGGCGGCTGGGTGTCACTCGCTGCAATTATTGTCATTGGCCCTCGTATTGGACAATTTGATAATCCCAATCGTAAGATCCAAGGTCACAACCTGACATTTGCATCTGCAGGCGTCATCATCCTATGGTTCGGCTGGATTGGTTTCAACGGTGGCAGCACACTCGCATTCAATAGCGATGTTCCTAAAATTATTGCCAATACCATGATCAGTGGCGCGTTTGGCGGCTTTGCCGCGATGTTAACGGCCTATTTTTACTATAAACAGACACGTACCTGGGCTCTGATGAATGGTATCATAGGTGGACTCGTTAGCATTACAAGTTGCTGCAATGTAGTCACAGCCTCCAGTTCGGCCCTCATTGGTATCGCCGCTGGAATCATCTGTTTCTTTGGAATGCTGTTGCTTGAGAAGCTGGAAATCGATGACGCAGTCGGCGCAGTATCGGCACATGCTTTCTGCGGCGTTTGGGGCACACTCGCCGTAGCCCTATTTGGTGAGTCTGAACTTTGGTCCACAGGATTCAGCCGTAGCCATCAGTTAATTGCTCAGTTGATCGGAATTAGCACCTGCTTCGCTTGGAGTTTTGGGACTTCATACCTCTTCTTTAAACTACTGAATAAATTCGTCAAACTACGCGTGTCTGAAGATGAAGAACGTGCAGGGCTAAATGTTTCGGAGCACGGGGCCACCACGGAGCTGATTGATCTCATCACCGAAATGGATCGCCAGCATCGCGCCGGAACGTTCGCGAAACGTGTTTATGTTGAACCACATACCGAAGTCGGGCAAATAGCTGCCGAATATAATCGCGTCTTAAACCGAATCGAAGAAGAATTTAAAAAACGAGAGATCGCCACAGAAAAAGCACGCACCTCACAGGCCGAAGCAATTCGGGCAAATGAAGTCAAATCAGACTTTTTAGCCAATATGAGTCATGAGCTACGCACGCCACTCGGCATCATCATGGGCTATGTGGAACTCATCCAGGAAGACCTAAAAGACGGAGAAGCAATGGTTGAACCTGAAGACCTAACGACCATAGCTCATGCCAGCCAACACTTATTACACCTAATCAACGGGGTCCTAGACATTTCAAAAATCGAGTCCGGACAAATGGAAGTCTATCCTGTAGTCGTCGACATAAAGCATCTGGTCAAAGAGCTCAAACAAACCGTGCAGCCATTAATCCGCGAGAATAACAACACGCTGATAGTAGAAATACCAGACAACGTGGGGAAATTGGTCGCGGATGAAGTCAAACTGCAACAATGCCTGCTCAATCTAATTTCAAATGCAGCCAAATTCACCCAAGACGGTACCATCAGCCTCCGGCTGTACCGTAAGGCATGGAATAATGGAATCGAATGCTTCTACTTTGAAGTGGAAGACACAGGAATCGGAATGAAAGAAGAACAAACCAAAATGATATTTCAGGCATTCACTCAAGCAGATACCTCAACAACCCGAAAGTACGGAGGCACAGGCCTCGGCTTAGCCATCACCAAAAGTTTCTGCCAAATTATGGGTGGCGATATTACAGTCACTACACAATTAGGCAAAGGCTCCTGCTTCAAAATGCGGCTGCCTACCGATGTTCAACCACAGGAAGAACCTATCATCCTACAAGTAGAAAGTATGGTCGCAATGTGA
- a CDS encoding response regulator, with the protein MITKCTVLIVEDNDALREMFRRRLIRRGYQVELAADGEEGLVKAAEDSPDLILLDMSLPGKNGWTIASELKSEAQTKKIPIIAITAHAMRGDRERALQVGCDDYVSKPINFHNLFAAMDRLQQ; encoded by the coding sequence ATGATTACAAAATGCACAGTTCTTATAGTCGAAGACAACGATGCACTGCGTGAAATGTTTCGGCGTCGACTAATTCGTAGAGGCTACCAAGTTGAACTGGCCGCCGATGGCGAAGAAGGCTTAGTGAAAGCAGCTGAAGACTCGCCAGACCTGATACTTCTGGACATGAGCCTGCCTGGTAAAAACGGCTGGACAATCGCAAGTGAACTCAAATCCGAAGCACAAACTAAGAAAATTCCCATCATAGCAATCACCGCACACGCCATGAGAGGCGATCGTGAGCGTGCCTTACAAGTGGGGTGTGATGACTACGTCAGTAAACCCATCAATTTCCACAACTTGTTCGCAGCAATGGACCGTCTGCAGCAATAG
- a CDS encoding PLP-dependent transferase, giving the protein MSSLRHYPLGETCPASPHAVVSSLPTMADVRGYEEREPRVINALKSGYPRFVQHEFIVDLVAFYLERAGLDSRGAVLVPGRRAMQDLVDRVGAGVTGLEVEDDLFLLHFDGTNQELCHRVRKFVQHTGVGISSRQAEDLLLVHGLREAVFTEAVVSVDAEAIVDSELARQIGCEVEDVFVCGSGMSAFYAGFRAIQVAQSAKGRTEWLQLGWLYLDSGCVLEGFLTEGESLYHCYDVTDTEALVRRIEACGDRLAAVVIECPTNPIVQVGDIWRIAAAVRRCGGVLMIDPTIASIYNVDVLPFADVLVTSLTKYASCEGDVMIGALALNSASPHYDDLVSPCSNLCQPAYARDLARLACELERAPAVVARMDSNARQLADYLSAHPMVAKVHYAGYSDRFGQLVRRAGVGGAMITIELKTAMEPFYDALEVMKGPSFGTEYTLVAPFMYLAHYDLVTSEEGRKFLNSIGIAPDLIRISVGVEPVEAIIQAFERAFACCSI; this is encoded by the coding sequence ATGAGCTCTCTTAGACACTATCCTCTGGGTGAAACATGTCCAGCTAGTCCCCATGCAGTCGTCAGTAGTCTGCCGACGATGGCCGATGTGCGCGGCTACGAAGAGCGTGAGCCGCGCGTTATCAATGCTTTGAAGTCGGGGTACCCGCGCTTTGTGCAGCACGAGTTTATTGTGGACTTAGTGGCGTTTTATCTTGAGCGCGCTGGCTTGGATTCGAGGGGGGCAGTTTTGGTCCCCGGGCGTCGGGCGATGCAGGACTTAGTGGATCGTGTGGGGGCGGGTGTGACCGGGTTAGAGGTTGAAGATGATTTGTTTCTGTTGCACTTTGATGGGACGAACCAAGAGCTATGCCATCGGGTGCGAAAGTTTGTGCAACACACGGGGGTTGGGATTTCATCGCGCCAGGCGGAAGATCTTTTATTAGTTCATGGGTTGCGTGAGGCGGTGTTTACTGAGGCGGTTGTGTCCGTAGATGCTGAGGCAATTGTTGATTCGGAGTTGGCTCGTCAAATTGGTTGTGAGGTGGAGGATGTCTTTGTTTGTGGTTCGGGGATGAGTGCATTCTATGCGGGCTTTCGTGCTATACAAGTGGCCCAATCTGCGAAGGGGCGCACTGAATGGTTACAGCTGGGTTGGTTGTATCTGGATTCGGGGTGTGTTCTAGAGGGGTTTTTGACTGAAGGTGAGAGCTTGTACCATTGCTATGATGTTACGGATACGGAGGCGTTGGTTCGGAGGATTGAGGCCTGTGGTGATCGCTTGGCGGCGGTCGTGATTGAATGTCCGACCAATCCGATTGTTCAAGTTGGTGATATTTGGCGTATTGCAGCTGCGGTGAGGCGCTGTGGAGGGGTGTTAATGATCGATCCGACCATTGCTTCCATATATAATGTAGATGTTTTGCCCTTTGCAGATGTATTGGTGACGAGTCTGACTAAATATGCCTCATGCGAGGGAGATGTTATGATTGGTGCGCTGGCGCTCAATTCGGCATCGCCGCATTATGATGATTTGGTTTCGCCTTGTTCTAATTTGTGTCAGCCCGCCTACGCGCGTGATTTGGCGCGTCTGGCTTGTGAGTTGGAGCGTGCGCCCGCAGTGGTGGCGCGTATGGATTCAAATGCGCGGCAGCTTGCGGATTATTTAAGTGCTCATCCTATGGTGGCGAAGGTGCATTACGCAGGTTACTCGGATCGTTTTGGGCAACTAGTGAGGCGCGCGGGGGTAGGTGGTGCGATGATTACCATCGAATTGAAGACTGCCATGGAGCCTTTCTATGATGCGCTGGAGGTCATGAAAGGGCCGAGTTTTGGCACTGAGTACACTCTCGTCGCTCCTTTTATGTATCTTGCCCACTATGATTTAGTTACCTCGGAGGAGGGCCGCAAATTTTTAAACTCGATCGGGATTGCGCCGGATTTGATACGCATTTCTGTGGGAGTGGAGCCAGTTGAAGCGATCATTCAGGCATTTGAACGGGCATTTGCCTGCTGTAGCATTTAA
- a CDS encoding LysM peptidoglycan-binding domain-containing protein has product MHLPRREFSKRASLIVLGSLTGLKLSNAHTTYTVRNGDTLGHIALKYGVSTSELRKLNKLTGDLIRVGQTLSIPTQSGQAATTSASNTYTVKNGDTLGGIALTHGISISDLKRANNLSGDRILIGQKLQVPAASPMEDLLAQVKAETAKIHVRTQNWKRIVAHHSAIKYGNAAIYDRAHRKRGMKNGLAYHFVIGNGIDSGDGEIEIGPRWTKQLLGGHVKNYHINLTAIGICLVGNFETSHPTHRQLAAFTQLMDWLRGEVIPGAKQFAGHRDLRGEQTICPGKNFPLAAMHARYD; this is encoded by the coding sequence ATGCACCTCCCCCGCCGAGAGTTTTCCAAACGTGCCAGCCTAATCGTCCTAGGCAGCTTAACTGGACTCAAGCTTAGCAACGCTCATACGACATACACTGTTCGCAACGGCGATACCCTCGGACACATTGCACTCAAATACGGCGTCAGCACATCAGAACTCAGAAAACTAAATAAGCTCACAGGTGACCTAATTCGAGTTGGACAAACGTTAAGCATTCCAACACAAAGCGGACAGGCAGCCACCACGTCAGCAAGCAACACCTACACGGTCAAAAATGGAGATACACTCGGAGGCATCGCACTCACGCATGGCATCAGCATCAGCGACCTAAAACGTGCCAACAACCTTTCCGGCGACAGAATCTTAATTGGTCAGAAGCTGCAAGTGCCCGCAGCCAGCCCCATGGAAGACTTACTGGCTCAGGTGAAAGCCGAAACCGCCAAGATCCATGTCCGCACCCAGAACTGGAAACGAATCGTCGCCCATCACAGCGCGATTAAGTACGGCAACGCAGCCATCTACGACCGGGCCCACCGCAAGCGTGGCATGAAAAACGGACTCGCCTACCACTTTGTTATCGGAAATGGCATCGACTCCGGCGATGGTGAAATTGAAATCGGCCCTCGCTGGACCAAACAATTACTCGGCGGCCACGTAAAAAACTATCATATCAACCTAACCGCTATAGGCATTTGCCTGGTCGGCAACTTCGAGACCAGCCACCCCACCCATCGCCAGCTCGCCGCCTTCACGCAGCTGATGGATTGGCTGCGCGGCGAAGTCATCCCTGGCGCAAAACAATTTGCCGGACATCGCGACCTACGAGGCGAACAAACCATTTGCCCAGGTAAAAACTTCCCACTCGCTGCCATGCACGCACGCTATGACTGA
- a CDS encoding U32 family peptidase → MPKLIPKRLGADQDRSHAVLQKPEILAPAGDWECARAAVENGADAIFFGLDRFNARMRGKNFTEADLPDLMAYLHGRGVRGYVTFNTLVFSNELADAESFLRSIIRSGVDAAIVQDVGICQLIRKISSDFPIHASTQMSVTSEAGVHFAEELGSSVVVLARECSLKEVHAIKEKTLNKGLDMPLEIFVHGALCVAYSGQCLTSESLGGRSANRGECAQACRLPYGLYSDGEPVDLGDRRYLLSPQDLAGLDAMDEIIDAGVASLKIEGRLKAPEYVAAVTSVYRKALDDAWTRRHGEAAHTPAPYRQAEGRYALEMTFSRGLSTGWLGGIDNQKLVHARFGKKRGLRLGVIDRIERDGIWLRLEHPLKAGDGVVIDRGRPDEHEEGGRITSVDTNVDESFIRFFQGSINWKRVEPGQVVYKTSDPALDKSLRQSFEVEQPNYKRPIHASVSGRVGAPLSLTLRDDEGHIAQAQSEPELQAARNKPLDEAMLRKQLGRLGGSAFYLGDLDIDLAGDCMLPVSALNQLRRNAVDLLMAHRAEPLRWQMNPAPQITIGEPAAVGKASSPYLIPYVRNAEQFAVALELPYDEIYLELEDPRKYAAAVAQARGAEEADGRTRQIWVAPPRMFKSGEDFLIKQLLNCGADGFLARNHEHLTALADYRMRGDFSLNVANHLSAAYFIERWGLERLTASYDLNTAQLDALLSHSPAGSFEITLHQHMPMFHMEHCVFCAFLSEGKDFRDCGRPCDSHQVQLKDRVGALHPLKADAGCRNTLFNSKAQTGAEYIESMTAQGAGAYRIEFLNETGEEVRRTMQHYADLLAGEISAEHLWKELKLINQLGVTRGTLER, encoded by the coding sequence ATGCCCAAACTCATACCAAAACGCCTCGGCGCAGATCAGGATCGATCACACGCCGTTTTACAAAAGCCAGAAATTCTCGCGCCTGCGGGGGATTGGGAGTGCGCCCGCGCGGCTGTCGAAAATGGGGCCGATGCGATCTTCTTCGGCTTGGATCGTTTTAATGCGCGCATGCGGGGCAAGAATTTCACCGAGGCCGACCTGCCGGATCTGATGGCCTATCTGCACGGGCGTGGTGTGCGGGGCTATGTGACCTTTAATACGCTGGTCTTCTCTAATGAGCTCGCAGACGCGGAGAGCTTTCTGCGCTCGATCATCCGCTCCGGCGTGGATGCTGCCATCGTGCAAGACGTGGGCATCTGCCAGTTGATTCGTAAAATTTCGTCCGACTTCCCGATTCATGCTTCGACCCAGATGAGTGTTACCAGCGAGGCGGGCGTGCACTTTGCCGAAGAGCTGGGCAGCAGCGTCGTGGTGCTGGCGCGTGAGTGTTCGCTCAAGGAGGTGCATGCTATCAAAGAAAAGACTCTGAACAAGGGCTTGGATATGCCCTTGGAAATTTTCGTGCACGGGGCGCTCTGTGTGGCTTACTCGGGGCAATGCCTGACCAGTGAGTCGCTGGGGGGCCGCTCGGCCAACCGCGGTGAGTGCGCGCAGGCCTGCCGTCTGCCCTACGGCTTGTATAGCGATGGCGAGCCCGTCGATCTCGGAGATCGGCGTTATTTACTGAGTCCGCAAGACCTGGCTGGATTGGATGCCATGGACGAGATCATCGATGCTGGGGTGGCGAGTCTGAAAATCGAGGGCCGCTTGAAGGCGCCGGAGTATGTGGCCGCTGTCACGAGTGTGTATCGTAAGGCATTGGATGATGCCTGGACGCGTCGGCATGGCGAAGCGGCGCATACGCCCGCGCCCTACCGTCAGGCTGAGGGGCGCTACGCGCTGGAAATGACTTTCTCCCGTGGCCTGTCGACCGGATGGTTGGGCGGCATCGATAATCAAAAACTAGTGCATGCCCGCTTCGGAAAAAAGCGCGGCCTACGACTGGGGGTGATCGACCGCATTGAGCGCGACGGCATTTGGCTGCGGCTGGAACATCCGCTCAAAGCTGGCGATGGCGTGGTGATCGATCGCGGTCGCCCTGATGAACACGAAGAAGGGGGTCGTATCACATCTGTGGATACCAATGTCGACGAGAGCTTCATTCGCTTCTTCCAAGGCTCGATCAACTGGAAGCGCGTCGAGCCCGGGCAGGTGGTTTACAAGACCTCCGACCCCGCGCTGGATAAGAGCTTGCGTCAAAGCTTCGAGGTCGAGCAGCCGAACTACAAGCGTCCGATCCATGCCAGTGTGAGCGGGCGGGTGGGCGCGCCGCTAAGCCTGACCTTGCGCGATGACGAAGGGCACATCGCTCAAGCACAGTCAGAGCCCGAACTGCAAGCAGCGCGCAACAAACCACTCGACGAGGCGATGCTGCGCAAGCAACTCGGACGCTTGGGCGGCAGTGCTTTTTACCTGGGCGATTTGGACATCGATTTGGCGGGCGACTGCATGTTGCCCGTGTCTGCCTTGAATCAATTGCGCCGTAATGCCGTCGACTTACTGATGGCGCACCGCGCTGAGCCGCTGCGCTGGCAAATGAACCCAGCGCCGCAGATTACTATCGGCGAACCCGCAGCTGTCGGCAAAGCAAGCAGCCCTTATTTGATTCCCTACGTGCGCAATGCCGAGCAATTCGCGGTCGCTCTGGAACTGCCCTACGACGAGATATACCTCGAGTTAGAAGATCCGCGCAAATACGCCGCGGCCGTGGCGCAAGCCCGAGGCGCCGAGGAGGCCGATGGTCGCACGCGCCAGATTTGGGTGGCGCCGCCACGCATGTTTAAGTCGGGCGAAGACTTTCTAATCAAGCAACTGCTCAACTGTGGCGCCGACGGTTTTCTCGCGCGTAACCACGAGCACCTCACCGCGCTGGCCGATTATCGCATGCGCGGCGATTTCTCTTTGAACGTCGCCAATCACCTGAGCGCCGCCTATTTTATCGAGCGCTGGGGATTGGAGCGTTTGACCGCATCCTACGATCTCAACACCGCGCAGTTGGATGCACTTCTGAGTCATTCACCTGCCGGCAGTTTCGAGATCACCCTGCACCAGCACATGCCGATGTTTCACATGGAGCACTGCGTCTTTTGTGCCTTTCTCTCCGAAGGTAAGGATTTTCGCGATTGCGGACGCCCCTGCGACAGTCACCAAGTGCAGCTCAAGGATCGCGTGGGAGCCCTGCACCCACTCAAAGCCGATGCCGGTTGCCGCAATACATTGTTTAATTCCAAGGCGCAAACCGGTGCCGAGTACATTGAGTCAATGACCGCCCAAGGCGCCGGTGCCTATCGTATCGAGTTTCTCAATGAGACCGGTGAGGAAGTGCGCCGCACCATGCAGCATTACGCCGATTTGCTCGCTGGAGAGATCAGCGCGGAGCATCTTTGGAAAGAACTCAAACTGATCAATCAACTCGGCGTGACCCGCGGCACCTTGGAGCGCTAG